The following proteins are co-located in the Candidatus Cloacimonadaceae bacterium genome:
- the lpdA gene encoding dihydrolipoyl dehydrogenase, which translates to MYNYQVLIIGGGPGGYETAVRLNQYGITTAVIEKDRIGGICLNWGCIPTKALVKSAELYGELKEAELYGLAAYEPNIEYTKVFERKNKIVEQLVGGLEFIFHKRKIPIINEMAVSISKATDGWKVQTVDGNAYSAEYLIIATGSVPKELPGISIDEKDILSSTGILQMETLPKSLAVVGGGVIGCEFASIMNTFGAETHIIEFLPRLVSSEDEEISKRLAMALKKAGIRIMTGSGVQSITKTEAGLKLSLNNGTEITVEKVLLSVGRVPQLNIAFTDQSLATEHGAVSIDSAMRTNLPKVYAIGDVTGKMQLAHTASKQGMVAAQHIDSLVKNKEFHYPELEYINIPRCTFTHPELASVGFTEAEAKDRFGDVLVGKFPFSASGKALAMGNTFGFVKTIARADSNQLVGMHILGPNAAELIAQGAILISQGATAEAIESIVFAHPTLSEALKESIEDIRSLSIHKI; encoded by the coding sequence ATGTATAATTATCAGGTTTTAATCATAGGAGGCGGACCCGGCGGATATGAAACAGCCGTGCGCCTCAATCAATATGGCATCACCACCGCGGTGATCGAGAAAGACCGCATTGGCGGGATCTGTCTGAACTGGGGATGCATTCCAACCAAAGCTTTGGTGAAAAGCGCCGAACTCTACGGCGAACTCAAGGAAGCCGAACTCTACGGATTGGCTGCTTACGAACCAAATATCGAATATACAAAAGTCTTCGAGCGCAAGAATAAGATTGTGGAACAGCTCGTGGGCGGTCTCGAATTCATCTTTCACAAACGCAAGATACCCATCATCAACGAGATGGCGGTTTCCATCAGCAAGGCCACCGACGGGTGGAAAGTGCAAACCGTTGATGGCAACGCCTACTCCGCCGAATATCTCATCATCGCCACGGGCTCGGTTCCCAAAGAGCTTCCCGGCATTTCCATTGATGAGAAGGATATCCTTTCCTCCACCGGCATTCTGCAAATGGAAACCCTGCCGAAATCCCTTGCCGTAGTCGGAGGAGGGGTGATCGGCTGCGAATTTGCCTCGATTATGAACACTTTTGGAGCAGAGACACACATTATCGAGTTCCTGCCCCGCCTCGTAAGCAGCGAAGACGAAGAGATCTCCAAGCGTTTGGCGATGGCGCTCAAAAAAGCGGGAATCAGAATCATGACCGGATCCGGCGTGCAAAGCATCACCAAGACCGAAGCGGGCTTGAAACTGAGCCTGAACAACGGCACCGAGATCACGGTGGAAAAAGTCCTGCTCAGCGTGGGACGCGTTCCGCAACTGAATATTGCATTCACCGATCAGTCGCTTGCCACCGAACATGGTGCCGTCAGCATAGATTCCGCCATGCGAACCAATCTGCCCAAGGTCTATGCCATCGGAGACGTCACCGGCAAAATGCAGCTTGCCCACACCGCCAGCAAACAAGGCATGGTAGCAGCACAGCACATTGACAGCCTGGTCAAAAACAAAGAGTTTCACTATCCGGAGCTGGAGTACATCAATATTCCCAGATGCACTTTCACGCATCCGGAGCTCGCTTCCGTCGGATTCACCGAAGCGGAAGCTAAAGATAGATTCGGCGATGTCCTCGTCGGCAAATTTCCTTTCAGCGCCAGTGGCAAAGCTCTGGCGATGGGAAACACCTTCGGCTTTGTGAAAACCATTGCCCGGGCGGATTCCAATCAATTAGTCGGAATGCACATTCTGGGACCTAATGCCGCGGAATTGATCGCCCAAGGCGCGATCCTGATATCGCAAGGTGCCACTGCCGAAGCAATTGAATCCATAGTGTTTGCCCATCCCACGCTTTCCGAAGCGCTCAAGGAATCCATCGAGGATATCAGATCCCTCTCAATCCACAAAATTTGA